The proteins below come from a single Juglans regia cultivar Chandler chromosome 12, Walnut 2.0, whole genome shotgun sequence genomic window:
- the LOC108994822 gene encoding putative E3 ubiquitin-protein ligase LIN isoform X3, producing MHIRHNLLPQDMNMSSNSMVPISSFLSSSSSSSCSTSIVPSNDYERPDINSIQVLVVSINNYITELLGNAEARSSLHLICTSKLKYQKQEFFEFNEQSVLANFYWGINSIESAIQTKMPEETDSRLRKSEQMLQVPALLDKQHFTAGVPNRHLVCCSYFYLSVVSNLQKDEWQAALHFIQALLVYPKLVRTALAPGLCESIIPSCTVDEKKEIVRERSLGSTYLVVSEEDDYSDQIRQMARSYKDSLIYYQVMSYGETPQWHCGCRDIPSRDSESQYKTHTIPTSSESLSSIDQGQLSVRNYYNYEKVHPLDPHDVIDQMVEKPKASTEVPEFEGHRNPSIRCLKESVQESQSDATASVSSWYDDSFYDSDMEADMDGTKCSGRVPTINADDRQPEVCDQKVQSPCSTSEPELTALSLPCAPKNPMPNIEAIVELSATIMQDRDKKSNTIWNIHAEKESNQRTLNPNKFLFFDHIASSTSLQKHRITLTNYQGSAARDIQNSSSWKSFNKVCSHSGKDSTSELLGIFEKTIPKLCFSRGLGKSDEDYAEEVAKFYKMLNNKTEVKYCMLKDVILDQLLAGISTSNEERVIKTSVSILTAIISANKSAIEDIKKKGLQLHVLASALKQNVHEAAILIYLINPSPGEIKTLEILPALVEVVCTPGSYKGGTASLLPTPPGASLKIIEVLVTAFDYTTNNKHLAAINSPCIISRLLDVARTNNLNEFLSLATILIKCMQFDGQCRKYILQFTPVTRFILPLQSNNNHDKFIALEFFHEILRIPRSSAISLLQKIQKVGSTDIMHKLMDCLQQLQPEYQLLAANVLLQLDTMNNSPGRSVFREEAMQVVLKHLASEEGSSMQLLSAYILSNLGGTYAWTGEPYTVAWLVKKTGLASPYHSNLLRNFNWLDKSLQDAFTDSWCSRISRSIINIGNPIFHALEKGLKSKIGIVSRACLITIAWLGCEITKSPDSIRYSACEILLSGIEQFLHPGLELEDRLLACLCIYNYASGKGMQKVIYFSEGVKESLRRLSSITWMAEELHKVTNYYQPNKSSSVFLVFTHKSWKRVSNAMELYVPSSTTRDCFTVDTQMVQSRRGTSRANQPCLYGT from the exons atgCATATTAGGCACAATCTTCTTCCTCAAGACATGAACATGTCTTCTAATTCCATGGTTCCTATCTCctccttcctctcctcctcctcctcctcctcttgtTCTACATCAATTGTTCCATCCAATGATTATGAAAGACCAGACATCAACTCCATACAGGTACTCGTTGTTTCAATCAATAATTACATCACTGAACTGTTAGGAAATGCTGAGGCTAGGAGTTCTCTACACTTGATATGCACCTCAAAGCTGAAATATCAAAAGCAGGAATTCTTCGAATTCAACGAGCAATCTGTACTGGCAAACTTTTACTGGGGCATTAACAGCATTGAATCTgcaattcaaacaaaaatgcCGGAAGAGACAGATTCTCGACTGAGGAAGTCAGAACAAATGCTTCAGGTCCCAGCATTGCTTGATAAGCAACATTTCACGGCCGGAGTTCCAAACCGTCATTTGGTGTGTTGCTCCTACTTTTACCTCTCGGTAGTTAGTAACCTCCAAAAAGATGAGTGGCAGGCTGCTCTGCATTTCATCCAAGCGCTTTTGGTGTATCCAAAACTTGTTCGAACAGCATTGGCACCGGGACTTTGTGAAAGTATTATTCCTTCATGCACTGTAGATGAAAAGAAGGAAATTGTTAGAGAGAGAAGCTTGGGGTCTACATATCTCGTGGTGTCTGAAGAGGATGACTATAGTGACCAGATAAGGCAGATGGCAAGGAGCTACAAAGACTCGTTAATATATTATCAGGTCATGTCATACGGAGAGACTCCTCAGTGGCACTGTGGCTGCAGAGATATTCCATCCCGAGACAGTGAATCACAATATAAGAC GCATACAATACCTACCAGCTCTGAATCTTTGAGTTCAATTGATCAAGGACAACTCAGCGTGCGGAATTATTATAAT TATGAGAAGGTGCATCCGCTTGATCCTCACGATGTAATAGATCAAATGGTGGAAAAACCTAAGGCATCTACCGAAGTTCCAGAGTTTGAAGGCCATAGAAATCCAAGTATCAGATGCCTAAAGGAGTCAGTGCAGGAGTCACAGTCAGATGCAACTGCTTCAGTAAGTTCATGGTACGATGATTCATTCTACGACAGTGACATGGAG GCAGACATGGATGGAACTAAATGCTCAGGAAGAGTCCCAACAATAAATGCTGATGACCGACAACCAGAAGTTTGTGATCA GAAGGTGCAGAGTCCTTGCTCAACATCAGAACCAGAACTTACAGCATTATCATTGCCATGCGCTCCCAAGAATCCAATGCCCAACATTGAAGCCATCGTTGAATTAAGCGCAACCATTATGCAAGATAgagataaaaaatcaaacaccaTTTGGAATATCCATGCAGAGAAGGAATCAAATCAAAGGACATTAAATCCAAACAAATTCCTGTTCTTTGATCATATAGCATCTTCTACATCGCTGCAGAAACATAGGATCACCCTGACAAATTATCAAGGAAGTGCTGCCAGAGATATACAGAATTCAAGTAGCTGGAAAAGCTTCAATAAAGTTTGTTCACATTCTGGAAAAGACTCCACCAGTGAACTATTGGGGATATTTGAAAAGACAATTCCAAAGCTGTGTTTCTCCAGAGGATTAGGAAAAAGTGATGAAGATTATGCAGAGGAAGTTgcaaaattttacaaaatgttGAACAATAAAACAGAAGTAAAATACTGTATGCTCAAGGATGTAATTCTGGATCAGCTGCTTGCAGGTATTTCAACTTCCAATGAGGAAAGAGTAATTAAGACATCGGTGTCTATACTCACAGCAATCATTTCAGCAAACAAGTCAGCTATCGAAGACATCAAGAAAAAAGGCTTACAGCTACATGTTTTGGCAAGTGCTCTAAAGCAAAACGTGCATGAGGCTGCAATTCTAATCTATCTAATAAATCCATCTCCTGGGGAGATCAAAACATTAGAAATATTACCAGCACTGGTGGAGGTCGTGTGCACCCCAGGCAGTTACAAGGGTGGGACGGCATCGCTTCTGCCGACACCTCCTGGAGCATCACTTAAGATTATTGAAGTATTAGTAACTGCATTTGATTACACGACAAATAACAAGCACTTGGCTGCAATCAATTCTCCTTGCATTATTTCCAGGCTCTTAGATGTAGCAAGAACTAATAATCTGAATGAGTTTCTCTCTTTGGCCACTATTCTTATAAAGTGCATGCAATTTGATGGGCAATGCAGAAAGTATATATTGCAATTTACTCCTGTGACTCGATTTATTCTGCCACTACAAAGTAACAACAATCATGACAAGTTCATAGCACTTGAGTTTTTTCATGAGATCCTTCGAATACCAAG GTCATCAGCCATTAGCTTGTTgcagaaaatacaaaaagtagGAAGCACCGATATTATGCACAAACTAATGGATTGTCTCCAACAGCTGCAACCCGAATACCAACTTTTGGCAGCAAATGTACTTCTTCAATTGGATACAATG AATAACTCACCTGGCAGAAGCGTGTTCAGAGAAGAGGCTATGCAGGTTGTTCTGAAGCACCTGGCATCTGAAGAAGGATCTTCTATGCAGCTATTATCTGCATACATCCTATCAAATCTTGGTGGAACATATGCTTGGACAGGGGAACCATATACAGTAGCTTGGTTGGTTAAAAAAACTGGGTTGGCATCTCCATATCACAGCAATTTGCTGAGAAATTTTAACTGGTTGGATAAAAGTCTGCAG GATGCTTTCACAGACTCATGGTGCAGCAGGATTTCCAGAAGCATCATTAACATTGGGAATCCTATCTTCCACGCATTAGAGAAGGGGCTAAAGAGCAAGATAGGGATTGTATCCAGGGCTTGTCTAATAACCATTGCATGGCTTGGATGTGAAATAACAAAGAGCCCAGATAGCATACGATATTCTGCATGTGAGATTTTACTAAGTGGCATTGAGCAATTTTTGCATCCTGGATTGGAGCTTGAAGACAGGCTTCTAGCATGTCTGTGCATCTATAACTATGCTTCTGGCAAAG GAATGCAAAAAGTAATTTATTTCTCCGAAGGAGTAAAGGAGTCACTAAGACGCCTTTCAAGCATAACCTGGATGGCAGAGGAATTGCACAAAGTAACCAACTATTACCAACCGAACAAATCA AGCAGCGTATTTCTTGTGTTCACACACAAATCATGGAAGCGGGTCTCAAATGCAATGGAGCTGTATGTGCCCTCATCTACTACAAGGGACTGCTTTACAGTGGATACTCAGATGGTTCAATCAAG GCGTGGGACATCAAGGGCCAATCAGCCATGCTTGTATGGAACATGA